ACCCTGGTGGCGAGCTGGAGCTGGGCTTGAGCTACATCGAGAAGGCCGGCGGGCGTGACACCCACAGCGGCTGGGCACTCACCGCGCAGCATGTGCAAACGCCTTTTCTCGGTGGCAAGAACAAATTCGCCTTGCAGTACGGCGAAGGCCCCGGCACCGGCCTGGGCTACACCGGCAACACTTTCCTGGATGACAGCAGCAAAAGTTATCGCGCCGTGGAGTTCTTCGATTGGCAGGTAACGCCGCGCTTTGGTGGGCAGATCGAAGCGGTGTACCAGAAGGACATTCGCCCCGGCAGCCAGGACCAGACCTGGATGTCCCTTGGCGTGCGCCCGGCGTATGCCATCAGTGAACAATTCAAACTGGTTACCGAGCTTGGTCATGATCAGGTCGACGCCAGCGGCGGTACGCGCAAGCTGAGCAAATTTACCTTCGCGCCCACGTGGTCGCCCAAAGGCCCGGATTTCTGGGCGCGGCCGGAAGTGCGTGTGTACTACACCTATGCGACCTGGAACGAAGCGGCCAAACGCGCCGCGAATGAACTGGCGGCGGGCTCGGCGTTGTCCGACACCGGTTCCTACGGCACCGCGCGGCATGGGTCGAATGTGGGCGTGCAAGTCGAATACTGGTGGAAATAACCGCCATCCGTGGGATGTGCATCCACCCAATGATTTTTACAGAACAAAAAGCAGGTGAAGTCATGACCGCAATTGAACCCCTGGAACTGCTGGCGCCCTTAGCGGGTGTCCTGCTGTCACTGGACGAGGTGCCGGACCCGGTGTTCGCCAGCCGCATGATCGGCGACGGCCTGTGCATTGATCCCACCTCGCAGACTCTGTGCGCGCCGCTGGCCGGCGTAATCAGCACTATCCAGGACAGCGGGCATGCGGTCAGCATCACCGCCGACAGCGGCGTGCAGGTGCTGATGCATATTGGCCTGGACACCGTGAACCTGGCAGGCAAAGGCTTCACCCGCCTGGTTGAGGAGGGTCAGCGGGTGGAGGCGGGGCAGCCGTTGATCGAGTTCGATGCCGACTACGTGGCGCTCCACGCCCGCAGTTTGCTGACCCTGATGCTGGTGGTCAGTGGCGAGCCGTTCAGCCTGCTGGCGAGCGGGCTGGTGGAGGCGGGCCAGCCGCTGATGGAGGTATCGCCTGTCGACACAGCTGAGGCCGCAATCGACGCGCAGGGCGATGCGTTGTTTTCGAAGCCATTGACGCTGCCCAACGCCAACGGCCTGCATGCGCGCCCGGCGGCGGTGTTGGCCCAGGCGGCTAAAGGCTTCAATGCGAGTATTTATCTGCACAAGCAGACCCAGAGCGCGAATGCCAAGTCGCTGGTGGCGATCATGGCATTGCAGACGGTGCAGGGCGATACGCTGCAGGTGAGCGCGGCAGGTGAAGAGGCCGCGGCGGCGATCCAGGCGTTGGTGGCGCTGTTGGCTGAAGGCTGTGGAGAACAGGTTGCCACTGTGGCCGCTGGGATTGAGCCGGTCGCATCCTTACCGTCAGCCGGCGTGCTGCAGGGCGTCTGCGCGTCGCCTGGCTCGGCGTTCGGCCAAGTGGTGCAAGTGGCCGAGCCGGAGCTGGACATTGTTGAACACGGCACCGGTCAAGTGGCCGAACGCGCGATGTTGGAACAAGGCCTGCGGGCGGCCACCGAGGCCTTGCAAACGCTGCAAGCCAAGGCCGCCAACGCTGCGGAGGCGGAAATTTTCCGGGCCCATCAGGAACTGCTTGAAGACCCGACCCTGCTGGAGCAAGCCTACGGGCTACTGGCCGAAGGCAAGAGTGCCGCATTCGCCTGGAAGCGCGCCACGCTCGCCACCGCCGAGTTGTTCCTGGGCCTGGGCAATGCCCTGCTGGCCGAGCGTGCAGCCGACCTGGCCGATGTCGGCCAGCGGGTGCTCAAACTGATCCTCGGTATCCAGGATCGCGCCTGGGAGCTGCCGGAACGCGCGATTCTGATCGCCGAACAACTGACCCCCTCGCAGACCGCCAGCCTCGACACCCACAAGGTGCTCGGCTTCGTCACCGTCGGCGGTGGCGCCACCAGCCACGTTGCGATCCTGGCGCGTGCCCTTGGCCTGCCGGCGATCTGCGGCGTGCCTGCGCAGGTGCTGGCGCTGCCCGATGGCCAACAGGTTTTGCTCGACGCAGACAAAGGCGAGTTGCATCTGCAGCCGAACCTGGCCGACATCGAACAACTGGAAGCGGCGCGCCAACGGCAGATTCAACGGCGCGAGCGTGAAATGGCACAGGCTGCGCTACCCAGCATTACCCGAGACGGCCATCACTTTGAAGTCACGGCCAACGTCGCCTCGTTGCAGGAAGTCGAGCAGGCCCTGACCTTGGGCGGCGACGGCGTGGGGTTGCTGCGCTCGGAATTTCTCTACCTGGACCGTAACCGTGCGCCCAGCCCGCAGGAGCAAGCCGGCACCTACACGGCCATCGCGCGCGCTCTGGGCAGCGAGCGCAACCTGGTCGTGCGAACTCTGGATGTCGGTGGCGACAAACCGTTGGCCTACGTGCCAATGGCGGCCGAGACCAACCCCTTTCTGGGTTTGCGCGGCATTCGCCTGTGCCTGGAACGTCCGCAGCTGCTGCGCGAACAGATGCGCGCGATCCTCGCCTGCGCCGGTTTCGCACGCCTGCACATCATGTTGCCGATGGTCAGCCTGCTGTCGGAGTTGCACCTGGCCCGTCAAATCCTTGAGGAGGAAGCGCTGGCCCTCGGGCTTGAAGAACTGCCGAAACTGGGAATCATGGTCGAGGTGCCGTCTGCCGCCCTGATGGCCGATGTGTTCGCGCCCTACGTGGACTTTTTCTCCATCGGCACCAATGACTTGACCCAATACACCCTGGCCATGGACCGCGATCATCCGCGCCTGGCCGGCCAGGCCGACAGTTTTCACCCGGCGGTGCTGCGCCTGATCGCTACCACGGTGAAGGCCGCCCACGCCCATGGCAAGTGGGTCGGCGTGTGCGGCGCCCTGGCCTCCGAAGCGTTGGCGGTGCCGGTGCTGGTCGGGCTGGGGGTGGATGAGCTGTCGGTCAGTGTGCCGCTGATTCCCACCATCAAGGCCGCGGTGCGCGACCTTGATCTGCATGGCTGCCAAACCCTTGCAACCCACGTGCTGGGCCTGGAGGGTGCCAGTCAGGTGCGCGAGGCGCTGCGCCTGTATCAGGCAACCGCCGTTGAAACCTCACCTGTCATGGAGCACTGAACATGTTCGAGAAATTGCAGCGGGCGTTCTGGAAAGCCCTGACCCCGGATCTGGTCGCCGAAACGGTGGCGACACCGACGCAGGGGCTCTTGTCGGCCGATGTGCTGAGTGCGTTGGGCGGTGCCAATAACCTCAAATCGCAACAGCGTGTGGCGCTGACGCGGGTGAGGGTGCACTTGCAGGATGCGGGACGGTTGGATGAGGCGGCATTGAAAGCGTCGGGTGTGCAGGGTGTGATGGTGTTGGCGGGAGGAGTGGTCCACCTGATCACCGGCCTCTGATCCAAGGAGAGATCACAATGTGGGAGAGGGCTTGCCCTGGATGATCGTTCCCACGCTCCGCGTGGGAACGCCGCCCTGGACGCTCTGCGTCGGCTCTTAAAGTCGTGACGCAGAGCGTCACCGGATGCATTCCCACGCGGAGCGTGGGGAACGATCAGAATCGCAACAGCGGGTGAGGGTGCACTTGCAGGATGCGGGCCGGTTGGATGAGGCGGCATTGAAAGCGACGGGTGTGCAGGGTGTGATGGTGTTGGCGGGAGGAGTGGTCCACCTGATCACCGGCCTCTGATCCAAGGAGAGATCACAATGTGGGAGAGGGCTTGCCCTCGATGATCGTTCCCACGCTTCGCGTGCGAACGCCGCTCTGGACGCTATGCGTCCGCTCTTAAAGTCGTGACGCAGAGCGTCACCGGATGCATTCCCACGCGGAGCGTGGGGAACGATCAGAATCGCAACAGCGGGTGAGGGGGCACTTGCAGGATGCGGGACGGTTGGATGAGGCGGCATTGAAAGCGTCGGGTGTGCAGGGTGTGATGGTGTTGGCGGGAGGAGTGGTAAACCTGCTCACCGGCCTCTGATCCAAGGAGAGATCACAATGTGGGAGAGGGCTTGCCCTCGATGATCGTTCCCACGCTCCGCGTGGGAACGCCGCCCTGGACGCTCTGCGTCCGCTCTTAAAGTCGTGACGCAGAGCGTCACCGGATGCATTCCCACGCGGAGCGTGGGGAACGATCATAACGGCGGGGTTTCTTCCGGCGGCTTGGTCTTGTCCACACCCGGCACATGCAAATTGCCTTCGACCACCTGGTTGCCTTCCAGCTGCGGCTGGGTCACCCAGGTGAGGATGTCGTAGTAACGCCGGATGTTCGCCACGAAGTGCACCGGTTCACCGCCGCGTGCGTAGCCGTAGCGGGTTTTGCTGTACCACTGCTTCTGCGACAGGCGCGGCAGCATTTTTTTCACGTCCAGCCACTTGTTCGGGTTCAAGCCTTCTTTTTTTGCCAGCAGCCGCGCGTCGTCCAGGTGGCCGGTGCCCACGTTGTAGGCCGCGAGGGCGAACCAGGTGCGATCCGGCTCAGCGATGCTGTCGTCCAGTTCGTTTTTGATCCTGGCCAGGTACTTGGCGCCGCCCATGATGCTTTGCTTGGCGTCCAGCCGGTTGGACACGCCCATTGCCTGGGCGGTGTTCTGGGTCAGCATCATCAGGCCGCGCACGCCGGTCTTGGAGGTGACCGCCGGCTGCCAGAGTGACTCCTGGTAGCCGATGGCGGCCAATAGGCGCCAGTCGACCTTTTCTTCCTTGGCGTAGGCCCGGAAGTGCTTTTCGTACTTGGGCAGGCGCTGCTGCAAATGCTGGGCAAAGGTGTAGGCGCCGACGTAGCCGAGCACATCGACATGCCCGTAGTAGCGGTCTTTGAGCCGTTGCAGGGTGCCATTCTTTTGCACCTTGTCGAGGTAACCGTTGATTTCGTTGAGCAGGCTGTTGTCGTCACCGGCGGCCACGGCCCAGCTCTGGTTGCTGGCATCGCCCAGGTCGAACGCGACGCGCACATTGGGAAAGTACACCTGGTTCATCGCCACTTCGTTGGAGTCCACCAGGGTCAGGTCGATTTGCCCTTCGTCGACCATGCGCAGCAGGTCGACCACCTCGACGGCGTCGGATTCTTCGTATTCGATGGCGGGATTCTGCTTTTTAAGCTCGGCCAGTTGTTCGGCGTGGGTGCTGCCCTTGAGCACCATGATCTTCTTGCCCACCAAGTCCGCCGCATTGGTCGGGCGCGACTGGCCGTTACGGTAGATAACCTGCGGGGTCACTTCCAGGTACGGGTGGGAGAAACGTACCTGCTGCTGGCGCTCCTGGCTGCTGACCAGGCCGGCGGCGGCGAGCACCGGGCCGTTGGGTTTGCCCAACTGGCCGAACAGGTCGTCAAGGTTGTCGGCGGTCTCGATTTCCAGCTTCACCCCCAGGTCATCGGCAAAACGCTTGACCAGTTCGTATTCGAAACCGGTTTCACCGTTGCGGTCCTGGAAATAAGTCGCCGGGCTGTTTCGGGTAATCACCCGCAATACGCCATCCTCCTTGATTCGCTCGAGCGTGCTGGGCTTATCAACACAGGCGCTGAGCATCAGGAAGAGTCCGGTTGCGATGAGCCATCTGGCGCATCGCGGGCGCAAAGCAGTTGGGGAGAACATCTGCGCAGTATACGCAAACGGCCCACGGCGCCATATCTCGACAGCGGCGGACTTGTCTGCTAGCGCCGCTGAAACTGTGCTGCAGCCCGCAGAAATGGGCATTGGCGGGCGATTGTGACGGTTAAAATAACTGCGCCCAATAGCGGCGATAACGCGTCGGCGGCCTGCAATGTTGGCCAACTGACGTTCGGCAGCGGCCAGCGGTGCCGTTTCGGGTGCCGTTGGCGGCGGTTTACGCTAGAATGCACGGCCTCAAAGCACACCCCTTCCCGAGGCTGTCCCGAAGATGTTGATCCTGCGCGGCGCTCCTGCCCTTTCTGCCTTTCGCCACAGCAAACTCCTTGAGCAACTGAGCCAGAAGGTTCCAGCTGTTACAGGCCTGTATGCTGAATTTGCTCACTTCGCCGACGTAACCGGCGTCTTGACCGCCGACGAACAGCAAGTGCTGGCACGCCTTCTGAAGTACGGTCCCAGCGTTCCCGTTCAAGAGCCCACCGGCCGCTTGTTCCTGGTTCTGCCACGGTTCGGCACCATCTCGCCCTGGTCGAGCAAGGCCAGCGATATCGCCCGTAACTGTGGCCTGTCGAGCATCCAGCGCCTGGAACGCGGTATCGCCTTCTACGTCGCCGGGCAGTTCAGCGACGCCGAAGCCGAGCTGATCGCCAGCAGCCTGCACGACCGCATGACCCAGATCATCGTCGGCCAGCTGGAACAGGCCGCCGGCCTGTTCAGCCACGCCGAGCCCAAGCCGCTGACCGCGATCGACGTGCTCGGCGGTGGCCGCGCCGCCCTCGAGAAGGCCAACACCGAACTGGGCCTGGCCCTGGCCGAAGACGAGATCGACTACCTGGTCAACGCCTTCAACGGCCTCAAGCGCAACCCGCACGACATCGAACTGATGATGTTCGCCCAGGCCAACTCCGAGCATTGCCGTCACAAGATCTTCAACGCCAGTTGGGACATCGACGGCGAAAGCCAGGAAAAAAGCCTGTTCGGCATGATCAAGAACACCTACGTGATGCACAGCGAAGGCGTTCTGTCGGCTTATAAGGACAACGCCTCGGTGATCGTCGGCAGCGTCGCCGGCCGTTTCTTCCCGGACCCGGAAACCCGCCAGTACGGCGCGGTGCAGGAGCCGGTGCACATCCTGATGAAGGTCGAGACCCACAACCACCCGACCGCGATTGCCCCGTTCCCGGGTGCTGCCACCGGTTCCGGCGGCGAGATCCGCGACGAAGGTGCCACCGGCCGTGGCGCCAAGCCAAAGGCCGGCCTCACCGGTTTCACCGTGTCCAACCTGCAGATCCCGGGTTTCGAACAGCCTTGGGAAGTGCCGTACGGCAAGCCTGAGCGCATCGTCACCGCGCTGGACATCATGATCGAAGGCCCGCTCGGCGGCGCGGCGTTCAACAACGAGTTCGGGCGTCCGGCGCTCACCGGTTACTTCCGTACCTTCGAACAGTCCATCACCACCCCGCGTGGCGACGAGGTGCGCGGCTACCACAAGCCGATCATGTTGGCCGGCGGCATGGGCAACATCCGTGAAGAACACGTCAAGAAAGGCGAGATTCTGGTCGGCTCCAAGCTGATCGTGCTCGGCGGCCCGGCAATGCTGATCGGCCTGGGCGGCGGCGCGGCTTCCTCCATGGCCACCGGCACCAGCTCGGCGGACCTGGACTTCGCTTCGGTACAGCGCGAAAACCCTGAGATGGAGCGCCGCTGCCAGGAAGTCATCGACCGTTGCTGGCAGTTGGGTGACAAGAACCCGATCAGCTTCATCCACGACGTCGGCGCGGGCGGTCTGTCCAACGCCTTCCCGGAACTGGTCAACGACGGCGACCGCGGTGGCCGCTTCGAACTGCGCAACATTCCAAACGACGAGCCGGGCATGGCCCCGCACGAAATCTGGAGCAACGAATCCCAGGAACGCTACGTACTGGCGGTCGGCCCTGACGACTTTGCGCGCTTCCAGGCCATCTGCGAGCGCGAGCGCTGCCCGTTTGCCGTGGTCGGCGAAGCCACTGCCGAGCCGCAACTGACCGTCACCGACAGCCACTTCGGCAACAGCCCGGTGGACATGCCGCTCGAAGTGCTGCTGGGCAAAGCCCCGCGCATGCACCGTTCGGCGGTACGTGAAACCGAGTTGGGCGATGATTTCGACCCAAGCGCCCTGGACCTGGCCGACAGTATCGAACGCGTGCTGCATCACCCGGCCGTGGCGAGCAAAAGCTTTCTGATCACCATCGGCGACCGCACCATCACCGGCCTGGTGGCCCGTGACCAAATGGTCGGCCCGTGGCAGGTGCCAGTGGCCGACGTGGCCGTCACCGCCACCAGTTTCGACGTCTACACCGGTGAAGCCATGGCCATGGGCGAACGTACCCCGCTGGCCCTGCTGGACGCTCCGGCGTCGGGCCGCATGGCCATCGGTGAAACCCTCACCAACATCGCCGCGTCGCGCATCGGCAAGCTGTCCGACATCAAATTGTCGGCCAACTGGATGTCCGCCGCCGGTCACCCCGGTGAAGACGCGCGCCTGTACGACACCGTAAAAGCGGTCGGCATGGAGCTGTGCCCGGAGCTGGGCATCACCATTCCGGTGGGCAAGGACTCGATGTCCATGGCCACCCGCTGGAACGAAGACGGCACCGACAAGAGCGTCACCTCGCCGCTGTCGCTGATCGTCACCGGTTTCGCGCCGGTCACCGATATCCGCCAGACCCTGACCCCGCAACTGCGCATGGACAAGGGCACCACCGACCTGGTGCTGATCGACCTGGGCCGTGGCCAGAACCGCATGGGCGCCTCGATCCTGGCGCAGACCCACGGCAAACTCGGCAAGCAGGCTCCGGACGTCGACGACGCCGAAGACCTGAAAGCCTTCTTCGCCGTGATCCAGGGCCTCAACGCCGACGGCCACCTGTTGGCCTACCATGACCGTTCCGACGGCGGCCTGCTGACCAGTGTGGTCGAGATGGCCTTCGCCGGTCACTGCGGCCTGAACATCGTGCTCGACAGCGTTGCCGAGGATGCGTCCGAGATCAACGGCATCCTGTTCAACGAAGAGTTGGGTGCGGTGATCCAGGTACGCCAGGACGCGACCCCGGATGTGCTGGCTCAGTTCAGCGCCGCCGGCCTGGCCGATTGCGTGGCGGTGATCGGTCAGCCGATCAACAACGGCGAAATCAACATCTCGTTCAACGGCGACACCGTGTTCACCGGCCAGCGCCGTCTGCTGCAACGCCAGTGGGCCGAGACCAGCTACCAGATCCAACGCCTGCGCGACAACGCCGACTGCGCCGAGCAGGAATTCGACGTGATCCTGGAAGAAGACAATCCGGGCCTGAGCACCAAGCTCAGCTTCGACGTCAACCAGGACATCGCCGCGCCGTACATCAAGAAGGGAATTCGCCCACAGGTGGCCGTGCTGCGTGAGCAGGGCGTCAACGGTCAGGTGGAAATGGCGGCTGCGTTCGACCGCGCCGGTTTCAATGCGATCGACGTGCACATGAGCGATATCCTCGCCGGTCGCGTCGACCTCAACGAGTTCAAGGGACTGGTGGCCTGCGGTGGTTTCTCCTACGGCGACGTGCTGGGTGCCGGCGAAGGCTGGGCCAAGTCGGCGCTGTTCAACAGCCGTGCCCGCGATGCGTTCCAGGGGTTCTTCGAGCGCAACGACAGCTTCACCCTGGGTGTGTGCAACGGTTGCCAGATGATGTCCAACCTCAGCGAACTGATCCCGGGCAGCGAGTTCTGGCCGCACTTTGTGCGCAACCGCTCCGAGCAGTTCGAAGCCCGCGTGGCCATGGTGCAGGTGCAGGAGTCCAACTCGATCTTCCTGCAAGGCATGGCCGGTTCGCGCATGCCGATCGCCATCGCCCACGGCGAAGGCCATGCCGAGTTCGCCAGCGAAGAAGCGTTGCTCGAAGCCGACCTGTCCGGCACCGTGGCTCTGCGATTCGTCGACAACCACGGTAAAGTCACCGAGACCTACCCGGCCAACCCTAACGGCTCGCCGCGCGGGATCACCGGCCTCACCAGCCGCGACGGTCGCGTGACCATCATGATGCCGCACCCGGAGCGTGTGTTCCGTGCCGTGCAGAACTCGTGGCGCCCGGAAGAGTGGGACGAAGACGGCGCCTGGATGCGCATGTTCCGCAACGCGCGCGTGTGGGTGAACTAAGGCGGTGTACAAGCTCAGCTTCTTCGTGCCCGACAGCCATGTGGAGACGGTGAAAGCCGCCGTCTTCGAAGCCGGCGGCGGGCGCATCGGCGACTACGACAGCTGCGCCTGGCAAGTGCTGGGCCAGGGCCAGTTTCGCGCGTTGGACGGCAGCCAGCCGTTTATCGGGCAAGTGGGCCGGGTTGAAGTGGTCGAGGAATGGAAAGTTGAGCTGGTGGTGGCGGATGAACTGATCGGAGCGGTGGTGGCCGCGCTCAAACTCAGCCACCCGTACGAAACGCCGGCGTATGAGGTATGGCAGCTGGCGGACTTTTGAGCCGCCCGCTGAAACCACGGGAAACCCGCTGGGCCGTCTGGCCAGCGGGTTTTTTGTTGACTGCGTTTCAGGGCGCGGGTGTCAGGTGCACCTCGGCCTTGAGCGTTTCGATCAGAATCTCTTGGTCTTCAAAGCGCCGTGCATCGAAGCCCCAGCGGTTGATGAAAAACAGCCCGTTATCGTCCACCTGGATGGGTGTGGAAATAATCTCTCCCGTGTTGGAGTGATGCAGCAAATGGGTCTCGGCGGCCGAAGGGCGCTCGATCAGGAAGTGACCGGGTTGGTTCAGGCGTGACCGGTCAACCGGGACAAAAGGCGCAGGCGCCTCCCTGGTGGCGACCTCGACCTCCAGCTTGAAGTCGCTGCGCACCGCCTTCCAGCGTCCGGGCATGCCTTCTTGCTTGGCCTCCCAGAAACCAGGATGAATGCGTTTG
The sequence above is drawn from the Pseudomonas quebecensis genome and encodes:
- a CDS encoding maltoporin, with product MKTTIKLGVVASCLSLPLGAQALEFAGYLRSGAGTSTGSGPQQCFQLPGAQTKYRLGNECEQYAELELRQDLLTFDDGSVLSVDAMASLYNKYDRELKFQGENNGTARMPQMYAQWSNLPSLNGGSLWAGRRYYKRNDIHISDFYYWNQSATGGGIEDVRIGDLKYSYAISRKDNLYQKEYATRHDFNVAGFKTNPGGELELGLSYIEKAGGRDTHSGWALTAQHVQTPFLGGKNKFALQYGEGPGTGLGYTGNTFLDDSSKSYRAVEFFDWQVTPRFGGQIEAVYQKDIRPGSQDQTWMSLGVRPAYAISEQFKLVTELGHDQVDASGGTRKLSKFTFAPTWSPKGPDFWARPEVRVYYTYATWNEAAKRAANELAAGSALSDTGSYGTARHGSNVGVQVEYWWK
- the ptsP gene encoding phosphoenolpyruvate--protein phosphotransferase; this translates as MTAIEPLELLAPLAGVLLSLDEVPDPVFASRMIGDGLCIDPTSQTLCAPLAGVISTIQDSGHAVSITADSGVQVLMHIGLDTVNLAGKGFTRLVEEGQRVEAGQPLIEFDADYVALHARSLLTLMLVVSGEPFSLLASGLVEAGQPLMEVSPVDTAEAAIDAQGDALFSKPLTLPNANGLHARPAAVLAQAAKGFNASIYLHKQTQSANAKSLVAIMALQTVQGDTLQVSAAGEEAAAAIQALVALLAEGCGEQVATVAAGIEPVASLPSAGVLQGVCASPGSAFGQVVQVAEPELDIVEHGTGQVAERAMLEQGLRAATEALQTLQAKAANAAEAEIFRAHQELLEDPTLLEQAYGLLAEGKSAAFAWKRATLATAELFLGLGNALLAERAADLADVGQRVLKLILGIQDRAWELPERAILIAEQLTPSQTASLDTHKVLGFVTVGGGATSHVAILARALGLPAICGVPAQVLALPDGQQVLLDADKGELHLQPNLADIEQLEAARQRQIQRREREMAQAALPSITRDGHHFEVTANVASLQEVEQALTLGGDGVGLLRSEFLYLDRNRAPSPQEQAGTYTAIARALGSERNLVVRTLDVGGDKPLAYVPMAAETNPFLGLRGIRLCLERPQLLREQMRAILACAGFARLHIMLPMVSLLSELHLARQILEEEALALGLEELPKLGIMVEVPSAALMADVFAPYVDFFSIGTNDLTQYTLAMDRDHPRLAGQADSFHPAVLRLIATTVKAAHAHGKWVGVCGALASEALAVPVLVGLGVDELSVSVPLIPTIKAAVRDLDLHGCQTLATHVLGLEGASQVREALRLYQATAVETSPVMEH
- a CDS encoding PTS transporter subunit EIIB; the protein is MFEKLQRAFWKALTPDLVAETVATPTQGLLSADVLSALGGANNLKSQQRVALTRVRVHLQDAGRLDEAALKASGVQGVMVLAGGVVHLITGL
- the mltF gene encoding membrane-bound lytic murein transglycosylase MltF; amino-acid sequence: MFSPTALRPRCARWLIATGLFLMLSACVDKPSTLERIKEDGVLRVITRNSPATYFQDRNGETGFEYELVKRFADDLGVKLEIETADNLDDLFGQLGKPNGPVLAAAGLVSSQERQQQVRFSHPYLEVTPQVIYRNGQSRPTNAADLVGKKIMVLKGSTHAEQLAELKKQNPAIEYEESDAVEVVDLLRMVDEGQIDLTLVDSNEVAMNQVYFPNVRVAFDLGDASNQSWAVAAGDDNSLLNEINGYLDKVQKNGTLQRLKDRYYGHVDVLGYVGAYTFAQHLQQRLPKYEKHFRAYAKEEKVDWRLLAAIGYQESLWQPAVTSKTGVRGLMMLTQNTAQAMGVSNRLDAKQSIMGGAKYLARIKNELDDSIAEPDRTWFALAAYNVGTGHLDDARLLAKKEGLNPNKWLDVKKMLPRLSQKQWYSKTRYGYARGGEPVHFVANIRRYYDILTWVTQPQLEGNQVVEGNLHVPGVDKTKPPEETPPL
- the purL gene encoding phosphoribosylformylglycinamidine synthase; its protein translation is MLILRGAPALSAFRHSKLLEQLSQKVPAVTGLYAEFAHFADVTGVLTADEQQVLARLLKYGPSVPVQEPTGRLFLVLPRFGTISPWSSKASDIARNCGLSSIQRLERGIAFYVAGQFSDAEAELIASSLHDRMTQIIVGQLEQAAGLFSHAEPKPLTAIDVLGGGRAALEKANTELGLALAEDEIDYLVNAFNGLKRNPHDIELMMFAQANSEHCRHKIFNASWDIDGESQEKSLFGMIKNTYVMHSEGVLSAYKDNASVIVGSVAGRFFPDPETRQYGAVQEPVHILMKVETHNHPTAIAPFPGAATGSGGEIRDEGATGRGAKPKAGLTGFTVSNLQIPGFEQPWEVPYGKPERIVTALDIMIEGPLGGAAFNNEFGRPALTGYFRTFEQSITTPRGDEVRGYHKPIMLAGGMGNIREEHVKKGEILVGSKLIVLGGPAMLIGLGGGAASSMATGTSSADLDFASVQRENPEMERRCQEVIDRCWQLGDKNPISFIHDVGAGGLSNAFPELVNDGDRGGRFELRNIPNDEPGMAPHEIWSNESQERYVLAVGPDDFARFQAICERERCPFAVVGEATAEPQLTVTDSHFGNSPVDMPLEVLLGKAPRMHRSAVRETELGDDFDPSALDLADSIERVLHHPAVASKSFLITIGDRTITGLVARDQMVGPWQVPVADVAVTATSFDVYTGEAMAMGERTPLALLDAPASGRMAIGETLTNIAASRIGKLSDIKLSANWMSAAGHPGEDARLYDTVKAVGMELCPELGITIPVGKDSMSMATRWNEDGTDKSVTSPLSLIVTGFAPVTDIRQTLTPQLRMDKGTTDLVLIDLGRGQNRMGASILAQTHGKLGKQAPDVDDAEDLKAFFAVIQGLNADGHLLAYHDRSDGGLLTSVVEMAFAGHCGLNIVLDSVAEDASEINGILFNEELGAVIQVRQDATPDVLAQFSAAGLADCVAVIGQPINNGEINISFNGDTVFTGQRRLLQRQWAETSYQIQRLRDNADCAEQEFDVILEEDNPGLSTKLSFDVNQDIAAPYIKKGIRPQVAVLREQGVNGQVEMAAAFDRAGFNAIDVHMSDILAGRVDLNEFKGLVACGGFSYGDVLGAGEGWAKSALFNSRARDAFQGFFERNDSFTLGVCNGCQMMSNLSELIPGSEFWPHFVRNRSEQFEARVAMVQVQESNSIFLQGMAGSRMPIAIAHGEGHAEFASEEALLEADLSGTVALRFVDNHGKVTETYPANPNGSPRGITGLTSRDGRVTIMMPHPERVFRAVQNSWRPEEWDEDGAWMRMFRNARVWVN
- a CDS encoding NGG1p interacting factor NIF3, with amino-acid sequence MYKLSFFVPDSHVETVKAAVFEAGGGRIGDYDSCAWQVLGQGQFRALDGSQPFIGQVGRVEVVEEWKVELVVADELIGAVVAALKLSHPYETPAYEVWQLADF